The Candidatus Woesearchaeota archaeon genome contains a region encoding:
- a CDS encoding iron-sulfur cluster assembly scaffold protein — MFEYSKEVMKHFLHPKNVGEIKNADGIGKVGNPTCGDILMLYIKVEKNKKGQEIIKDIKFKTLGCTAALAVSDMLADLAKGKTIEEAKKITNKRIADALKGLPKIKYHCSLLGEEALLNAIKDYEKRKRKS; from the coding sequence ATGTTTGAATATTCGAAGGAAGTCATGAAACATTTCCTGCATCCGAAGAATGTGGGTGAAATTAAAAATGCAGACGGAATCGGAAAAGTAGGCAATCCCACCTGCGGGGATATTCTAATGCTTTACATCAAAGTAGAAAAAAATAAAAAAGGCCAGGAAATAATTAAGGATATAAAGTTCAAAACTTTGGGTTGCACAGCAGCTCTAGCTGTCTCTGATATGCTCGCCGATCTTGCAAAAGGCAAGACAATAGAAGAAGCCAAAAAAATCACCAATAAAAGAATCGCAGATGCGCTGAAAGGGCTTCCTAAGATAAAATATCACTGCAGCCTTCTTGGCGAGGAAGCTCTTTTGAATGCAATAAAGGATTATGAGAAAAGGAAAAGAAAAAGCTAG
- the nifS gene encoding cysteine desulfurase NifS, translating to MKRTYLDHAATTPVAKEVLAAMLPYFSEKYGNANSLHSFGREAKQALEKSRETIAKSINALPEEIIFTSGGTESDNIAIKELFFTNREKNHIITSKIEHDAVINTCKFLEKTGAKVTYLDVDKYGLINFDQLKDSINEKTLLVTIMHANNEIGTVQDIGKIGKICREKNVLFHTDAVQSYCKERIDVKKQNIDMMSLSAHKIYGPKGVGALYVKKDHKKKIGTFLHGGGHEFGLRSGTENIAGIVGFAKAVEIAQKDFEKNNKKIRTLRDELIKGVLKIPETFLNGHPAKRLSNNANFIFKYVEGEGIVMKLDDKGVAASTGSACSSKSLKPSHVLLALGLRQEDAHGSLRLTLGKDNTEKEIEHVLEVLPKAVEELRKASPFWRG from the coding sequence ATGAAAAGAACATATTTAGACCATGCAGCTACAACGCCTGTAGCAAAGGAAGTTTTAGCAGCCATGCTGCCGTATTTTAGCGAGAAATACGGAAATGCAAATTCACTGCATTCTTTCGGGAGAGAAGCGAAACAAGCTCTGGAGAAAAGCAGGGAAACAATAGCAAAGTCAATAAATGCGCTGCCTGAAGAAATTATTTTTACATCAGGAGGAACAGAAAGCGACAACATAGCAATCAAAGAGCTGTTTTTTACTAACAGAGAGAAAAACCACATAATAACGAGCAAAATAGAGCATGATGCTGTTATAAACACATGTAAATTTCTTGAAAAAACTGGGGCGAAAGTAACTTACCTCGATGTTGACAAATACGGCCTTATAAATTTTGACCAGTTAAAAGACTCAATAAATGAAAAAACTTTGCTTGTTACGATAATGCACGCGAACAATGAAATCGGCACAGTGCAGGACATCGGAAAAATAGGGAAAATCTGCAGAGAAAAAAATGTGTTGTTTCATACGGATGCTGTCCAGAGCTATTGCAAGGAAAGAATTGATGTAAAAAAGCAAAATATTGATATGATGTCATTGAGCGCACATAAGATATACGGGCCTAAAGGCGTGGGGGCATTGTATGTTAAAAAAGACCATAAGAAAAAAATAGGGACTTTCCTGCACGGCGGAGGCCACGAGTTCGGATTAAGATCCGGCACAGAAAACATTGCAGGCATCGTTGGATTCGCAAAGGCTGTTGAGATTGCGCAGAAGGATTTTGAGAAAAATAACAAAAAAATCAGGACGCTGAGGGATGAGCTAATCAAAGGAGTTTTAAAAATCCCCGAAACATTCCTGAATGGTCATCCTGCAAAAAGGCTGAGCAACAATGCGAACTTTATTTTCAAATATGTTGAAGGGGAGGGCATTGTCATGAAACTGGATGATAAGGGAGTTGCTGCATCCACCGGAAGCGCATGCTCTTCGAAATCGCTGAAGCCAAGCCATGTTTTGCTGGCTCTTGGCTTAAGGCAAGAGGATGCCCACGGGTCATTAAGATTGACTTTGGGAAAAGACAACACAGAAAAAGAGATTGAACATGTTTTGGAAGTTTTGCCAAAAGCAGTTGAAGAATTAAGAAAGGCAAGCCCTTTCTGGAGAGGATAA
- a CDS encoding winged helix-turn-helix transcriptional regulator: MKCSSYALFFDAFSNKTRWRILEALRIKDLSVNEICGAIKEEQSKVSHNLRKLIECHFVESVRKGKNKIYSLNKKTMLPLLELVEKHASEYCGKVCIKKK, translated from the coding sequence ATGAAATGCAGTTCATACGCTTTGTTTTTTGATGCATTCTCAAATAAAACAAGGTGGAGAATACTTGAAGCATTGAGGATCAAGGACCTTAGCGTTAATGAGATATGCGGCGCAATAAAAGAAGAGCAAAGCAAAGTAAGCCACAACTTAAGAAAATTAATAGAGTGCCATTTTGTAGAATCAGTAAGAAAGGGAAAAAACAAGATATACTCGCTAAATAAAAAAACAATGCTTCCGCTGCTTGAGCTAGTTGAAAAGCATGCAAGCGAATATTGCGGCAAGGTTTGCATAAAGAAAAAATGA
- a CDS encoding TATA-box-binding protein, producing the protein MAKKAKKIEKKVERDIKVVNIVVSTSLEHDIPLEKMAATLANTEYNPEQFPGLVIRIKDPKTSALIFSSGKVVCTGARSMDKVDESIKKIIKSLEKINIKITIQPKVNIQNIVASGSVGMDLNLNVLAMKLDNTEYEPEQFPGLVYKLAAAKATFLLFSNGKVVCTGTKSEEEVHNALDKLIATLKKVMKK; encoded by the coding sequence ATGGCTAAAAAAGCTAAAAAGATCGAAAAAAAGGTAGAAAGAGACATAAAAGTGGTGAATATAGTGGTTTCTACATCTTTAGAGCACGATATTCCGCTTGAAAAGATGGCTGCAACACTTGCCAATACGGAATACAATCCTGAGCAGTTTCCTGGGCTTGTAATAAGGATAAAAGACCCTAAAACCTCTGCTTTGATCTTTAGCTCTGGAAAAGTTGTTTGCACCGGCGCAAGAAGCATGGATAAGGTAGATGAAAGCATTAAAAAGATAATAAAAAGCCTTGAAAAAATCAATATCAAGATAACAATCCAGCCAAAAGTGAATATACAAAACATTGTTGCTTCCGGCAGCGTTGGTATGGATCTTAACTTAAATGTGCTTGCAATGAAGCTGGACAACACTGAGTATGAGCCAGAGCAATTTCCAGGATTGGTTTACAAGCTGGCTGCTGCAAAGGCAACATTTTTGCTTTTCAGCAATGGAAAGGTTGTTTGCACAGGAACCAAAAGCGAGGAAGAAGTTCACAACGCTCTTGACAAATTAATAGCAACGCTAAAGAAAGTCATGAAAAAATAA
- a CDS encoding stage II sporulation protein M: MVLESIIFPMKAEKQPWEMFFVGLVYTSAAIFLSLWIFEKEASMVMVFFAVMAALPIIYNTLKLEEFKDIDLANEKQRLKQHSKAILIFLFLFLGMTVAFVFWYTVLPSSTVAFLFQKQAQTITSVNNQIAGNAVAQITLFSKILMNNLKVLAFCILFSFIYGSGAIFILTWNASVIATAIGNFIRTNVAHYALTLGSANAFAYFQIISLGLLRYFIHGLPEIIAYIYGALAGGIISVAVIRRHFQTKKFFSILMDVSDLLLLAVGFLILAAFIEIYLTPKLF, encoded by the coding sequence ATGGTACTGGAATCAATAATATTCCCAATGAAGGCAGAAAAGCAGCCCTGGGAGATGTTTTTTGTTGGCTTAGTTTATACATCTGCGGCAATATTTCTTTCATTGTGGATTTTTGAAAAAGAAGCAAGCATGGTCATGGTATTTTTTGCGGTGATGGCAGCATTGCCGATAATTTACAATACTCTGAAACTGGAGGAATTCAAAGATATTGATTTGGCGAATGAAAAACAGCGCCTAAAGCAGCATTCAAAGGCAATATTGATTTTTTTGTTTCTTTTTTTAGGAATGACTGTTGCATTCGTTTTTTGGTATACTGTCCTGCCATCTTCTACAGTGGCGTTCTTATTTCAAAAACAAGCGCAGACAATAACCAGCGTCAATAACCAGATAGCAGGAAATGCTGTTGCACAAATTACTTTATTCTCAAAAATACTTATGAATAACCTGAAAGTGCTGGCTTTTTGCATATTATTCTCGTTTATTTATGGCTCCGGGGCAATATTCATCTTAACATGGAATGCTTCAGTAATAGCAACTGCAATAGGAAATTTCATAAGAACGAATGTTGCGCATTATGCATTAACATTAGGATCTGCAAATGCATTCGCATATTTTCAAATAATTTCCTTGGGCTTGCTTCGGTATTTTATACATGGACTGCCTGAAATAATAGCATACATATACGGCGCTCTGGCTGGCGGGATAATATCTGTAGCAGTCATAAGGCGCCATTTTCAGACAAAGAAGTTTTTCAGCATACTTATGGATGTGTCAGACCTGCTGCTGCTTGCAGTAGGATTTCTAATTCTAGCAGCCTTCATTGAGATTTATCTGACGCCAAAACTATTCTAG
- a CDS encoding translation initiation factor IF-2 subunit beta, with amino-acid sequence MDYEELLDKARKEMPSAVFEKERFELPKVVGHIQGNRTVIGNFYQIADILRRDAAHLVKYILKELATPGELTKTALIIGTKISASRINEKIRQYAYEYVLCGECGKPDTQIIKEGNVPFLKCTACGAKHALKGRV; translated from the coding sequence ATGGACTATGAAGAACTGCTTGACAAGGCCAGGAAAGAAATGCCTAGCGCTGTATTCGAGAAGGAACGATTTGAACTGCCCAAGGTTGTCGGCCATATACAGGGCAATAGGACTGTAATCGGCAATTTTTATCAGATTGCAGACATATTGAGAAGGGATGCTGCGCATCTGGTAAAATACATTCTGAAAGAGCTGGCTACTCCCGGTGAACTGACTAAAACAGCTTTGATAATAGGCACAAAGATCAGTGCTTCTAGGATCAATGAAAAAATCAGGCAGTATGCTTACGAGTATGTCTTGTGCGGTGAATGCGGAAAACCAGACACGCAGATCATCAAAGAAGGCAATGTTCCGTTCCTGAAATGCACTGCCTGCGG